The Polaribacter sp. KT25b genome contains the following window.
AAAGATGGTATAAAGCAATGAGAAAAATGTAGTGATTTAAAAATATATTAAAAAACAATACGTTAAATTACGGTTTCAACATTGTATTTTAGCAAAAAAAATAATAGGTTTACGAACTTTTAGTAAAGACAAAAATAAAATATGAAGAAAGCAGCAATATTTGCACTTTTAATAACCGTTTTTTACAGTTGTGGTTCTAACGATAGGGGAGAATTAGTAGGTGTAAAATCTAACAAGAAATGGTTTTCTGAAAAACCTCACGGAATGGCATTAATTCCTGGTGGCTCTTTTACAATGGGTAAACAAGATGAAGATCTTATAGGAACTTTAAATACGCCCACAAAAACTGTTACTGTAAGACCTTATTATATGGATGAAACCGAAATTACAAACAATGAATATAAAGCGTTTGTAAAATGGGTTAAAGATTCTGTTGTAAGAACAAAATTAGCGTATCAAGCAGAATTTGCTAGTTTAGGAGCAACTCCTGATGCAGATGGAAATCTACCTTCTGGAGGAATTCAGAATTATAAATTTAAAGATACAGTTGCAAATTCTACTCCTTATCAAAAATATATGTACGAAAACTATTATAGTTTTGATACGATTCAGCCTTTAGATTGGTCTGAAGATATTATTTGGAAAACAGAAGACTTTCCAGATTTAGATTATGTAGAGGTAATGGATTCTTTATTTATAAGTAGAGAAGAAGCTGTAGATGGTTTAAGAACTTTTAATACAAAGTATTTAAAATATAAATATTCTTGGTTTGATAGAGATAACGCTGCTAGAAAAGGTGGAAATAGAAAAGATTTTGTTCAAACAGAAGTGTTAAATATTTATCCAGATACAACTGTTTGGGTTAAAGATTTTAATTATTCGTACAATGATCCAATGCATCAAGATTATTTTTACCATCAATCTTATGCAGATTATCCTGTTGTTGGTGTTACTTGGGAGCAGGCAAATGCTTTTTGTAACTGGAGAACTAAAATGAAAAATGATTATTTAAGAACTAGAAAAAATGCAACTCAAGTGCCAGACTTTAGATTGCCTACAGAAGCAGAATGGGAATATGCAGCAAGAGGTGGTTTAGATTTTGCTACATATCCTTGGGGAACAGGTAGTACTACAAGTGATAGAGGTTGTTTCTTAGCAAACTTTAAACCTGTTAGAGGTAATTATTCTGTAGATGGCGCTTTATATACTATGGAAGCAAAATCTTTTAATGCAAATGATTACGGTTTATACAATATGGCTGGTAATGTTTCTGAATGGACAAATACTGCTTACAATTTATCTTCTTACTACATGGCTTCAACAATGAACCCTAATGTAGAAGATAGAAAAAACAAAAGAAAAATTATTAGAGGAGGTTCTTGGAAAGATGTAGCATATTATTTGGAAGTAGCTTCTAGAGATTATGAATATGCAGATACAGCAAGAAGTTATATCGGTTTTAGAACCGTACAGAATTATATAGGTACAGGAAATAAATAAATTAAAGAAAAAACAAAAAAATATATTATGGCACAATCTAAGAATAAAAAAAAACTGTTTAACATCGCTTATAATATTGGAGCGTCAATTGTAATTTTAGGAGCGTTATTTAAGTTAAATCATATTAGTTATGGTTGGTTTAATGGGTCAAATGTATTAGCAGTTGGGTTAATTGCAGAAGCACTTATTTTCTTTTTATCTGCTTTTGATACTCCAGAAGATGATTTAGATTGGTCAAAAGTATATCCAGAATTGGGAGAAGATAGTTTTTCTACAGAAGAGAAAATTGGTACAGAAGGTCTTTTATCTCAAAAACTAGATGCTTTATTACAAGAAGCTAAAATAGACGCCTCTTTAATGACAAGTTTAGGAAATAGTATGAAGAATTTTCAAGGAGCTGCAGAAGGATTATCTGTTGCATCAGAATCTATTTCATCTACAAATAAATATAATGAACAAGTTTCTTTAGCAGCAGTTCATATGGAATCTTTAAATAATTTGTATAAAGTACAAGTAGAAAATTCAAGTAAGCAAACAGAATTAAATACAGCTGTTGTAGAAAATACAGAAAGATTAAAAATGCAAATGGATTCTTTAGCAAAAAACTTATCTTCTTTAAACGGCGTTTATGGAAATATGCTTTCTGCTATGTCTAGTAAATAATTAGTTAAATAATTTGAATAACTTAAAAACTAATTAGAAAATATGGCTGGAGGAAAAATGTCTGCAAGACAAAAGATGATAAACTTAATGTACCTTGTTTTTATTGCTATGTTAGCAATGCAAATGAGTAGAGAGGTTTTATCAGCTTTTGGTTTTATGAATGAAAAGTTAGAAACTAATAATATTTCAACTATTGAGAAAAATAAACAAGCTTATGCAAATTTAGCTACAAAAGCTTCAGAACAAACCGAGAAATTTGGAAAGTTAAATACTCAAGCAAAGAAAATTAAACAATATTCTGCTGATTTTTATAGCTATTTAGGTGAGTTAAAAACTCAAATGACTACAGATTTAGAAGATAAAAAGGCTTATGAATCCATGGATAAAACTACTTTTTTAGATACTTATTTCTTTAAAGGTGATAATTACACTCCAAAAGGGCAAGAGTTTTTAGATAACATTAATGCATACAGAACTAATGTAAACGCTACGTTAGGAGAAGGCAGTAAGTTTGAAGCTTTAATTAACAGCAGGTTTGATACTAATGATGTAATTGATTCTGATGGTAAAACTGTACCTTGGTTAAAATACAGATATGAAGGTTTTCCTTTAATTGCTTCTTTAACCAATTTAACACAAATGCAAGCTGATATTAAAAATTCTGAAAGCGAAATTTTAAATTCTTTATTAGGTGGTAAATTAGAAGAGTCTTTATCTTTAAATAATTATAAAGGAATTGTTGCACTTGATAAAAACGCATATTTTGCTGGTGAAAAAGTTACTGGTAAAATAGTTTTAGGACGTTATGATGCAGAAATGGTACCAGATAATGTGATTTTAAATGGTAAAGATTATAAAAAAATAGAATCTGGTCAAGTAATTATCGATATGCCAGCAGGTAATATTGGTAATCATGATATTAAAGGAAAAATTGCTTTTACGCAAAATGGTAAAGTAGTAGAAGTTCCTTTCGAAAGTTCTTATTCTGTAATTCCAGAACCAAGTAATGCTGTAGTTTCTGCAGATAAAATGAATGTGGTTTATAGAGGTTTAAATAATCCTATTTCTGTTTCTCTACCAGGAGTTAGTGATAACAATTTAAGCGTTTCTGCATCTGGAGGTAATTTAACTGGTAGTAATGGTAAATATAGTATTAAACCAGGATCTGGTAAAATTGCAACTATAAATGTAAGTGCAAAATTAAGTAGTGGTAAAACAGTAAATTCTAAAGCAACCTTTAGAATTAAAGATATACCGGCAGCAATGGGTTCTGTTCGTGAACAATATGGAACGGTTAGAATGCCAAAATCTGGTTTAGCAAATTCACCAATTTCTGCGGGTTTACCAGATTTTGAATTCGATTTAAATATAACGGTAAAAAGCTTTAAAATTAAAGTTCCAGGAGAATTAACAATTATAGTAAACGGAACAACTTTAAGTGCAGCAGCAAAAAAAGTTTTAAACAAAGCACAAAGAGGCGATATTATTAATATCTATGATATTAAAGCAACAGCAAATGGTTATAACCTTAAACAAGTTTTACCTGTAAATATAGAATTAACTAATTAGCATAAAAAATTAGATTATGAATAGAAACTTTTTAATATTATTTTTCGCTTTTTTAACTACTGGTTTTGTAAGTGCGCAAGTTAATTTATTAAACGCAAAATCTGTAGATCAAATTGGTAAAGAAAGTATAGAGCAATCTGTGTCTGATAATGATGGACCAATTCCTTACGGTTATGTAAGCGACAGAGATATTATGTGGTCTAAAGTTGTTTGGGAATTTGTAGATTTAAATCAGAAAATAAATTTACCATATTATTTTCCAATAGATACAACAAATATTTCTTCAGACAGAAGATCTTTGTTCGATACTTTAATAAGAGGTATTAGACAGGGGCAAATACAAGAAGCATATTCAGATTCTTTCTTTACATCAAAAATGACACAAG
Protein-coding sequences here:
- the gldM gene encoding gliding motility protein GldM, with product MAGGKMSARQKMINLMYLVFIAMLAMQMSREVLSAFGFMNEKLETNNISTIEKNKQAYANLATKASEQTEKFGKLNTQAKKIKQYSADFYSYLGELKTQMTTDLEDKKAYESMDKTTFLDTYFFKGDNYTPKGQEFLDNINAYRTNVNATLGEGSKFEALINSRFDTNDVIDSDGKTVPWLKYRYEGFPLIASLTNLTQMQADIKNSESEILNSLLGGKLEESLSLNNYKGIVALDKNAYFAGEKVTGKIVLGRYDAEMVPDNVILNGKDYKKIESGQVIIDMPAGNIGNHDIKGKIAFTQNGKVVEVPFESSYSVIPEPSNAVVSADKMNVVYRGLNNPISVSLPGVSDNNLSVSASGGNLTGSNGKYSIKPGSGKIATINVSAKLSSGKTVNSKATFRIKDIPAAMGSVREQYGTVRMPKSGLANSPISAGLPDFEFDLNITVKSFKIKVPGELTIIVNGTTLSAAAKKVLNKAQRGDIINIYDIKATANGYNLKQVLPVNIELTN
- the gldK gene encoding gliding motility lipoprotein GldK; the protein is MKKAAIFALLITVFYSCGSNDRGELVGVKSNKKWFSEKPHGMALIPGGSFTMGKQDEDLIGTLNTPTKTVTVRPYYMDETEITNNEYKAFVKWVKDSVVRTKLAYQAEFASLGATPDADGNLPSGGIQNYKFKDTVANSTPYQKYMYENYYSFDTIQPLDWSEDIIWKTEDFPDLDYVEVMDSLFISREEAVDGLRTFNTKYLKYKYSWFDRDNAARKGGNRKDFVQTEVLNIYPDTTVWVKDFNYSYNDPMHQDYFYHQSYADYPVVGVTWEQANAFCNWRTKMKNDYLRTRKNATQVPDFRLPTEAEWEYAARGGLDFATYPWGTGSTTSDRGCFLANFKPVRGNYSVDGALYTMEAKSFNANDYGLYNMAGNVSEWTNTAYNLSSYYMASTMNPNVEDRKNKRKIIRGGSWKDVAYYLEVASRDYEYADTARSYIGFRTVQNYIGTGNK
- the gldL gene encoding gliding motility protein GldL, giving the protein MAQSKNKKKLFNIAYNIGASIVILGALFKLNHISYGWFNGSNVLAVGLIAEALIFFLSAFDTPEDDLDWSKVYPELGEDSFSTEEKIGTEGLLSQKLDALLQEAKIDASLMTSLGNSMKNFQGAAEGLSVASESISSTNKYNEQVSLAAVHMESLNNLYKVQVENSSKQTELNTAVVENTERLKMQMDSLAKNLSSLNGVYGNMLSAMSSK